The DNA segment GGCGACCGGCTCGGCAAGGCGATGGGCGTATTCCGGCGCGTCGGCGACCAGCACCTCGTCGACGCCGTCGAGCCTGGCGGCGGCCTCGGCGGCGGCCTGGCAGCCGGCACCGACGACAAGAACATGCACCGGGGCGCCGATCGCCTTCGCCGCGCTCAGGGCGCGGGCGGTGACGGGGTTGAGGCTGGCATCGTCATGTTCGGCAAAGAGCAGCGTCGCCATGTTCAGAGCACTCCCGACTGCTTGAGATCGCCGACGAGTTCGGCGACCGAGGTCACCTTCTTGCCGGCGGTGCGGCTGGTCGGTTCGGTGGTGGACAGCACGACGAGGCGGGGGGTGAGGTCGATGCCCCACTCGGCCGGCGTCTTCTCCGCGATCGGCTTCTTCTTGGCCTTCATGATATTGGGCAGGCTGGCATAGCGCGGTTCGTTAAGTCGCAGATCCGTGGTCAGCACCGCCGGCAGGTCGAGGCTGACCGTCTGAAGGCCGCCGTCGATCTCGCGGGTGACGTCCACCGTTCCCTCGCCGACGACGACCTTGGAGGCAAAGGTCGCCTGCGGCCAGCCCAGCAGCGCCGAAAGCATCTGGCCGGTCTGGTTGCAGTCGTCGTCGATCGCCTGCTTGCCGAGAATGACGAGGCCGGGCGCCTCCTCCTCGACCAGCTTCTTCAGGATCTTGGCGATGGTGAGCGGCTCGATGCCGGCCTCGTCGGTCTTCACCCAGATGCCCCGATCGGCGCCCATGGCGAGAGCGGTGCGGATGGTCTCGTCGGTCTTGGCCGGCCCCACCGAGACGGCGATGACTTCGCTCGCCTTGCCGGCTTCCTTCAGCCGCAACGCCTCTTCGACGGCTATCTCGTCGAAGGGGTTCATCGACATCTTGATATTGGTGAGTTCCACGCCGGAACCGTCCGGCTTCACGCGGATCTTCACATTGTAGTCGACCACCCGCTTCACGGGCACCAGTATCTTCATCACCACATCCCCCGCCCCACGTGCCGCTCAAGGGCCGTGCCGGGCAGCCGCATTTCGAAGATGGCGATGCCGCCCCAAGGCCGGAAGGCGGTCCGGGCGTGGCATCAGCCCGCGGAAAACGCCCGGAAACTATGGATCGACCCCTGCCCTGTCAACGTATCGCCCACCCGTCAAAAGGTGGAGGGCGGCGCGTTCAGACCGGCGGTGTTCCTTCCGGCGTGCCGTCGCGGGTCGTAACCCACAGCGGTACGCCCTTTCGGCGCATGAACACCACGAGCACGGCTCCCGCCACAAGGCCGCCAATATGCGCCCACCAGGCGGTTTCCTGGTCGGTCGTGGTGGCCAGGCTCCAGAGCTGAAAGCCGATCCACGCGCCGAGCGGCCAGGCTGCGGGCACCCGCAGCGGCACGCGCAGGAACATCAGTACCCAGATCCGGACATTGGGGTGGAGCATAAGATAGGCGCCCACGAGCCCCGATACGCCGGCCGAGGCACCGACGAGCGGCGAGGCCGAATCAGGCATGGCCAGCGAATGGGTGAGACCCCCCGCGACCCCGCACAGCAGGTAGAAGGCAAGGAAGCGCACATGGCCCAGCGCGTCTTCCACGTTGTCGCCGAACACCCAGAGGAAGGCCATGTTGCCGATGAGATGCAGCCAGCCGCCGTGCAGGAACATGTAGGTGACCAGCGTCAGCTCGGAGGGCAGACGCACATATTCGGCGGGCAGCACGGCGGTGTGGTTCACCACCACCGGAATGACGCCATAGCCAAAGGCGGAGGGCACGTCGATCTCGGCCTGGTAGCCGTGCTGGAAAAGAACGAAGACCAGTATGTTGGCCGCGATCAGCCCCCAGGTCACATAGGCGTGGGTGATGCCTTCCAGCGGGTTGTCATCATTGATGGGCAGCAGCATGGCGCGCGCGCCTCACTCGCCCCTTCCTGCTGCCGGCACCCACAGCACGTCACCCGGCGATGATCCGCCAGCGCGGGCATTCGCCACCCGGCTCATGACGAAAAGCAGGTCCGACAGGCGGTTCAGGTAGGTCACCGCAGTCGGGGACACGACCTCGCCCGGGCTCTGCGCGAGTTCGACGACCATGCGCTCGGCGCGCCGGCACACGGTGCGCGCGACATGCAGATGCGCGGCCGCCGGGGTACCCGCCGGCAGTACGAACGAGCGTAGCGGCTTCAGCGAAGCATTGAGCAGGTCGATGTCGCGCTCCAGCTTGTCCACTTGCGTGGCGACGATGCGCAGCGGTTCGTAATCCAGCGTCTCGCCGGTGTCGGGGGTGGCGAGGTCGGCGCCGAGGTCGAACAGGTCATTCTGGACCCGCGCCAGCATGGCGTCGATGTCGGCGAACACGCCCTGGGCGAGCATGGTCTCGATGGGGTTGGCGGCAAAGGCGGCCTTGGCGATCGCTTCCTCGGCGGGACCCGAGCCCGCGCCGGTGTGCAGCCGCGCCACGCCAATCACGGCGTTGGTCTCGTCCACCGTGCCGTAGGCGCTCACGCGCAGGTCGTATTTGGCCCGTCGCTCGCCGGTGCCGAGCGCGGTCGTGCCATCGTCGCCGGTGCGGGTGTAGATGCGGTTGAGGACCACCATGGCGGTTGCGGCTCCGTTGCGGCGCGTCAGCCGTGGTTCATGAGGATGATGGTCGCCAGCACGAAGCAGAGCGCCACCGCCTGCAGCAGCACGCGCCACTGCATCAGCTTCTGCGATCGGAGCGGGGAGCCTCCCCGCGCCATGTTGGTCAGGCCCAGAATGAGCACGACGGCGACCGCGCCCAGCGCGATCGGCAGGATGACGAATTTGGCGATGGTCACGAGATCCATCGGGCTCTCCCGCGGCTCGGCGACGAACTGGCTCGGCCAGGGTCTGCCCTTATCGGATCGGTTTGGGTTAATCCAGCTCAGTTCATGGCGACAATGGCAGCATTCAGCGCCAGCGCATAGGACACCCAGACCAGATAGGGCGCCATGAGCCAGGCCGCTATGCGGTCGATCCGCGCGCAGGCCAGAATGGTGGCGAGGATCGCGATCCACAGCATCACGATCACCGCCAGCGCCCAGACGATGGCTTCCAGGCCGAAGAACACCTGCGACCACACGGCGTTCAGCGCGAGCTGGACCAGCCACAGCACGACCGCAAGGCGGCGGTGGGACGAGGGCGCGTGGAGCTGCCACAGCCGCCACAGGGTCACGGCCATCAGAACGTAGAGCGTGGTCCAGACGATCGGGAACACCGCGTCCGGCGGTGTCCAGGAGGGCTTGGCGAGGGTCGCGTACCAGGTCGGGATCTGGGGGGTGGTAGCCAGTGAGCCCAGCGCCCCGACCGCGAGGCAGAGCCCCACCGCCAGGACGAGGCGGAAGAAGGACAGGGTCTTCATCGGGCGTCTCCCGTGCTGATTCGCTGCGGTGCAGACCCTTTATACGCGGCGCGCCAGCGCTGCGGATGTCCTCGCCGTCACTGACACCGTCCATTTCGCGGCTCTCGGCGATGAGTGCCGTTGATGAGACCGCGAACCGAGGGGATGGAGACGGTGTGCCCCGGCGTGGCGCAACGCCCCAGGGGAGGCGCGTCGGTCGCGGCCGCGCGGGGCCGGCCCCTTCTTCTGTCAAGAAAAACCCCGCCGGGAAGCCGGCGGGGTGTCGAATGTCTTCGCTGGGATACGTCTTCGTTTGGACACGCGCCGAAGCTGGATCCGTTCCCGCGCCTCGGGCCCATCAGGCGGCGAGGTGCTTTTCGATCTCGTAGACCGGCAGCTTGACCATGTCGCGATCGACCTCGGCGGTGATCGCGGTCTTCAGCGCCGGACTGTAGAGCGGGCGCAGCACGCCCAGCGCGCGCGGGGCGGCGACGATGACGAGCGACTGCGCTTCGCCCGCCGTGAGGGCCGCGTCGAGCTTGCCGGCCAGGTCGCGCAGGAAGTCGCGTTCGGCCTCGTCATGCCAGTCGGTCGGCTCCACCGAGGAGCGCGCGGGGCTCGCGGACTGGTGCACCCGGCCGGGCGCGTCCGTGCCCTGCGCGCTCGTCGGCGGATTCTCCTGCTCGTACACCAGATGGGTGCGCAGATTGGGGAAGGTGGCGTCGCCCTTGTTGCACAGGATCAGCGCCTTGCGCCCGTCGCACACCACGACCCATGCGCCGGCTTCGATCTTGATCTTGTCGTAACTGGTGCTCATTGCACGCCTCCTTCGAACTTTACGCGTCATTTGGCGCACGGCTGATGCCGGCGCGCCTTGACCCTGGTCAAGCGCGAGAGGGGCTCCGAAGTTCCGGTCGAGTGGGGGAATTGAGCCGAAGCGGGCGGCTAGAGCCGGCCTTCGCGGGAGCGGCGCATCGCCGCGTTCAGTTCGCCGCCATAAACGAAGATCGAGGCGGTGGTGTAGAGGAAGACCAGCGCGATCATAACCGAGGCGAGGCCCGCATAAGTGGTGACGTAGTTTCCGGCGAACTCGGCGAGATAGCGGCCGAAGGCGGCACCGGCCGCCAGCCACAGGCCGAGCGTGACCAGGATGCCGGGTGCCACCTCGGCCAGGGTGCGCCGCCCGGCCGGCAGCCACATATGCGCCACCACCAGGGCGACGATCAGGATGGCCGAAGTCGCCGCGTAGCGCAGGAAGGTGATGATCCATCCGAAGGGCTGCAGCGCCGGCACCCATCTCACCGCCGCCAGCCACAGCACCGGGCCGAGCACGACCAGAAACGACAGCGCCAGCAGGCCGGCGGCGCCGACCACGACATAGCCGATCGATTCGAGGCGCAGCCAGTACCAGGCACGGCTCTCGCGTACGCCATAGGCGCGGTTGAGCCCGATGCGCAGGCTCTCGATGCCGTTGGAAGAGAAGTAGAGTGCCAGAATGACACCGAAGGTCAGCACATCCGTGCGGACCTGGGTCAGCACGTTGCGGATCTCGCTGCCGATCGGGGCCGCGACCTGCGACGGCCAGGCTTCCAGCATCAGCTGGACCGTTTCGTCGGCGAGATTCTTGAAGTCGAAGAAGGCCGCCAGCGAGGTCACGAAAATGAGAAAGGGGAACAGCGACATCAGCGCGGAGAGCGCAATGTGGCTCGAAATGGCCCAGCCGTCGTCCTCGACGAAGCGCCAGAAGGCGTCCCAGGCGATGTCGAAGACACGAATCAAGACGGCCAGTCTCCTTCGGTGAAGCAGGCGATGATGCGTCACATCGGACGTCGGGGCGCAAATGGCAAGTCCGGGGCACGTCCGGTGCAGGTCCGGGACCGATCCGGGGCACGCCTGCGGTCGGCAAACCGCTCTCCAGGCGGCCCTGTGGAAAGCCGCGCGCAACCGTCGACGGAGCCCTGCGAATTCGCTTTGGCGTGGAATGCCCAGGTTGTGATAGACAGGGCGCCCGTTTCGTGACCCTTCCGTGAACCCGCTCTAGCGAACTGCCCCGAGTATCCGCCATGTCCGCCGCCCTTTCGCATCTGCGTGCCGCTCCCACCGCCGAGGATCGCTCCGGCGGGCCGGCGCGTGCGCCGGAGGATGTCGGCGCGCTGATGGCCGAGATCGGCGTCCGTGCCCGTGCGGCCGCCCGCGTGCTGGCCACCGCGCCGGCGGCGGTTAAGCAGGCGGGCCTGATCGCCGCCGCGAGTGCCATTCGCCGCGAGGCGGAGACGATCCTCGCCGCCAATGCCGAGGACGTCGCCGCCGCCAAGGCCTCCGGCATGGGCGCCTCCATGCTCGACCGCCTCACCCTCACCGCCGATCGCCTTGAAGCGACGGCGCGCGGTGTTGAGGAGATCGCCGCCCTTGCCGACCCGGTGGGCACGGTAACCGAGAGCTGGGAGCGCCCGAACGGCCTGAAGCTGGAGCGCGTGCGCACCCCGCTCGGCGTCGTTGGCGTGATCTATGAGAGCCGTCCCAACGTCACCGCCGATGCCGGGAGCCTGTGCCTCAAGGCCGGAAATGCGGTGATCCTGCGTGGCGGCTCGGACAGCTTCCATTCCAGCCGGGCGATCCATGCCGCAATGGTGAGGGGCCTGGTCTCGGCGGGCCTGCCGGCGGATGCGATCCAGCTCGTTCCCACTCGCGACCGCGCGGCGGTGGGCGAGATGTTGGCCGGGCTCGGCGGCAATGTGGATGTGATCGTGCCGCGCGGGGGCAAAAGCCTGGTGGCGCGGGTGCAGAGCGAGGCCCGAGTGCCGGTGTTCGCGCATCTGGAAGGGCTCGTTCACATCTATATCGACAAGGACGCCGATCTGGACAAGGCGATCGGCATCGTGCGCAACGCCAAGCTGCGCCGTACCAGCGTCTGCGGGGCGGCCGAGACGCTTCTGATCGATCGTGCCGGATCCGACACGCTCCTCGCGCCGCTGGTCACCATGCTGCTTGATGAGGGCTGCGCCGTGCGCGGCGACGCGGCGGTGCAGGCGGTCGATCCGCGCGTCGCCGCCGCGAGCGAGGAGGACTGGCGCACCGAGTATCTCGACGCGGTGATCGCGGCGAAGCTGGTGGACGGCGTGAAGGACGCGATCGATCACATCGAGACCTATGGCTCGCACCACACCGACGCCGTCGTGACCGAGAATCAGGCGGTGGCGGAAGCCTTCCTTGCCGAGGTCGATTCAGCCATCGTCATGCACAACGCCTCGACCCAGTTCGCCGATGGCGGCGAGTTCGGGTTCGGTGGCGAGATCGGCATTGCCACCGGGCGGATGCATGCGCGCGGGCCGGTGGGCGCCGAACAGCTCACCTCGTTCAAGTATCGGGTGCGCGGCACCGGCCAGATCCGGCCGTGAGTCCGGCGTCGCCGGCGTCGCAGACCCGCATTCCCCCCTTGGCCGCGGGCATGCGGATCGGGCTTTACGGGGGCAGTTTCAACCCGCCCCATGCGGCGCATCGCGCGGCGAGCCTGCTGGCGCTGAAGCGGCTCGGGCTTGATCAGGTCTGGTGGCTGGTCACGCCCGGCAACCCGCTGAAGGACAATAACGGCCTGCCGCCACTTGCCGAACGGCTTGGTGCGGCGCGCCGGGTGGCGAACCATCCCCGCCTGGTGCCCACCGGGCTCGAGGTGGGGCTGGGCACACGCTACAGCCACGACACCGTGGCGGCGCTCACGCGGCGCTTCCCGCGGGTGCGCTTCGTGTGGTTGATGGGGGCGGACAATCTTGCCTCCTTCGACCGCTGGCAGCGCTGGAAGGACATTGCGGAACTTGTGCCGATCGCGGTCATCGACCGGCCCGGCTGCACCTTTCCCGCGATCGCCTCGCCAGCCGCGACCGCGCTCCGGCGCTGGCGGATCGGCGAGGAAGACGCTGGTCGCCTCACGACCGTCAAGCCGCCCGCGTGGGTGTTTCTTCACGGCCTGAAGTCACCGCTTTCCTCGACGCAGCTGCGTGCGGCGGCGTCGAGAAATGACTGACGAAACAGCACTCGCTGGTCGATGGTTGAAAAAGCAACCGTTTCGGCCTTATCTTAACAAGGTATCAACGGCGGAAAGTCCGTCGTGATCATTGCCAAAATGTCGAGAGGATCCGGACCCCTGTCCACCATGGCGCTCTCAGCAGCCGCCTCCACCCCGGCGACTGCACCCGTCTCCGAACCGCGTTACGACGCTGAGGAGATTCTGGCCCTCGCTCTGGCCCGTCTTGAAGACGACAAGGCCGAGGACATCATTCACATCGAACTGCGCGGCAAGACGACCATCGCCGATTACATGGTGGTGGCCACTGGCCGTTCCCAGCGTCATGTCGGCGCTCTCGCGGAGCACCTCGCCGAAGCGTTCAAGGCGCGCGGCGTGAAGGGGGTGCGCATCGAGGGCCTGCCGGCGGCCGACTGGGTGCTGATCGATGCCAGCGATGTCATCGTCCACATCTTCCAGCCGGAAGTGCGGGGCTTCTACAATATCGAGAAGATGTGGTCGGGCGCCCTCGCGGGCGGGTCGGCACGCACGACGCGCGACTGAGTCGCGAAGGGTGAGGCTGCTGGTTGTTGCGGTGGGCCGGATGAAGACCGGGCCCGAGCGAGAGCTCTGTGCGCGTTATCTCGACCGCGCCTCGAAGTCCGGACGCGCCCTCGGGTTGTCCGGCCCGGATGTGGTCGAGATCGCGGAAAGCGCCGCCCGCCGCCCCGAGGACCGCATGGCCGACGAGGGTGTGGGGCTGATTGCCGCGCTTCCGGGCGAGATGGCGGTTCTCGCGCTTGATCCGCGCGGGTCGGAAGTCAGCAGCGAACAGCTCGCCGCCGATGTCGCCGGCCTGCGCGATCGTGGCGTGCGGGCGCTGTCCTTCGTCATCGGTGGCGCCGATGGCCTCAGCGAGGCGGCGCGGGGGCGCGCGGACCGGCTGATCGCCTTCGGACGCGCCACCTTTCCGCACCAGCTGGTTCGGGTGATGATGGCCGAGCAGATCTACCGCGTGACCACGATCCTCTCCGGCCATCCCTATCACAAGGGCTGATAGACGGGGACGGCCCGTGTCTTGCTAAGGACTTGTTAACCAGCCCGATCGTCCCTTGGCTCCGTTCGACCCCGGCATCTGTTCGACCCTTGCCTACGATCGTCCCGTCTTCCCGATCGCTCCTTGCCCCGATGTGCCCAGCCGCAATGCTCACCGGCCCCGCCTTCCCCCGCTTCCTCGCCCGCCGTGCCTTGCCGCGCGGGGCGCGGCATGCCGTGGCGGTCGCGATGGCCGCGGGGTGGCTGGCCTCGGCCGCCCCGCTTCTCGCCCAGTCGCCCGAGGGGCCGCAGGACGCCGCCGCCAAGCACCAGCAGCGGATCGAGGAGCTCGACGCCGATCTCAAGGGCAGCACGGCCGAGCAGCAGCGCCTGGCCGCCGAGATCGCCAACCTCAAGGGCGACCGTGCCAAGCTGAACGCGGCGCTGCTCGACACCGCCCAGAAGGTCCGCGATGTCGAGAACAAGCTCGATGCCAGCGAGCAGCGCCTGCTCCAGCTCGGCCGCGAGGCGTCGGACATCCGCGAATCACTCGATGCGCGCCGCTCGGTTCTGGCCGAGGTGCTGGGCGGGCTGGTGCGTCTCGGTCGCCGCCCGCCCCCGGCCTTGCTCGTGCGTCCCGACGACGCGCTGCAGTCGGTGCGCTCGGCCATGCTGCTCGGCGCGGTGCTGCCGGAGCTGAAGGCGGAGACCGAGCTTCTTGCCAGCGAACTCGCGGCGCAGGAGCGGGTGAGGCAGGAGACGGCCCGCGAGCGCGACGCTCTCGCAGAATTGAAAGACAGCCTCGCCGGGGAACGCCGGCGCACGGCGGCGCTGATCGACGAGCGCCAGAAGTCGCTGGAGGCGGGCGAGGCGGCGCTGGTGAGCGAGCGTCAGCGTGCCGACGTGCTGGCCGCCGAGGCGAGCAATGTGCGCGACCTGCTGGCGCGCGTGGAGACCGAGATCGCCGCCTCGCGCAAGGCCGCCGAAGCGGCCCGGGCCTCGCAGAACAAGGCGCCGCAAGGCCCGGCCGATCGTCTCGCGGCGCTGCAGGATCCCGGCCGGTTGACCCCCGGTATCCCCTTTATCGACGCCAAGGGCCTGCTTCCCCTGCCGGCGGGCGGTACCGTGCTCAAGGCGTTCGGTGCCGAGGATGGTTATGGCGGGCAGGAGAAGGGCGTTTCCTTCGGCACCCGCGTCGAGGCCCAGGTCGCCGCACCCAGCGATGGCTGGGTGGTCTATGCGGGCCCTTTCCGCTCCTACGGACAGCTATTGATCATCAAT comes from the Ancylobacter pratisalsi genome and includes:
- a CDS encoding electron transfer flavoprotein subunit beta/FixA family protein, coding for MKILVPVKRVVDYNVKIRVKPDGSGVELTNIKMSMNPFDEIAVEEALRLKEAGKASEVIAVSVGPAKTDETIRTALAMGADRGIWVKTDEAGIEPLTIAKILKKLVEEEAPGLVILGKQAIDDDCNQTGQMLSALLGWPQATFASKVVVGEGTVDVTREIDGGLQTVSLDLPAVLTTDLRLNEPRYASLPNIMKAKKKPIAEKTPAEWGIDLTPRLVVLSTTEPTSRTAGKKVTSVAELVGDLKQSGVL
- a CDS encoding rhomboid family intramembrane serine protease, which produces MLLPINDDNPLEGITHAYVTWGLIAANILVFVLFQHGYQAEIDVPSAFGYGVIPVVVNHTAVLPAEYVRLPSELTLVTYMFLHGGWLHLIGNMAFLWVFGDNVEDALGHVRFLAFYLLCGVAGGLTHSLAMPDSASPLVGASAGVSGLVGAYLMLHPNVRIWVLMFLRVPLRVPAAWPLGAWIGFQLWSLATTTDQETAWWAHIGGLVAGAVLVVFMRRKGVPLWVTTRDGTPEGTPPV
- a CDS encoding cob(I)yrinic acid a,c-diamide adenosyltransferase, with the protein product MVVLNRIYTRTGDDGTTALGTGERRAKYDLRVSAYGTVDETNAVIGVARLHTGAGSGPAEEAIAKAAFAANPIETMLAQGVFADIDAMLARVQNDLFDLGADLATPDTGETLDYEPLRIVATQVDKLERDIDLLNASLKPLRSFVLPAGTPAAAHLHVARTVCRRAERMVVELAQSPGEVVSPTAVTYLNRLSDLLFVMSRVANARAGGSSPGDVLWVPAAGRGE
- a CDS encoding twin transmembrane helix small protein yields the protein MDLVTIAKFVILPIALGAVAVVLILGLTNMARGGSPLRSQKLMQWRVLLQAVALCFVLATIILMNHG
- a CDS encoding TspO/MBR family protein → MKTLSFFRLVLAVGLCLAVGALGSLATTPQIPTWYATLAKPSWTPPDAVFPIVWTTLYVLMAVTLWRLWQLHAPSSHRRLAVVLWLVQLALNAVWSQVFFGLEAIVWALAVIVMLWIAILATILACARIDRIAAWLMAPYLVWVSYALALNAAIVAMN
- a CDS encoding host attachment protein — protein: MSTSYDKIKIEAGAWVVVCDGRKALILCNKGDATFPNLRTHLVYEQENPPTSAQGTDAPGRVHQSASPARSSVEPTDWHDEAERDFLRDLAGKLDAALTAGEAQSLVIVAAPRALGVLRPLYSPALKTAITAEVDRDMVKLPVYEIEKHLAA
- a CDS encoding YihY/virulence factor BrkB family protein, translating into MIRVFDIAWDAFWRFVEDDGWAISSHIALSALMSLFPFLIFVTSLAAFFDFKNLADETVQLMLEAWPSQVAAPIGSEIRNVLTQVRTDVLTFGVILALYFSSNGIESLRIGLNRAYGVRESRAWYWLRLESIGYVVVGAAGLLALSFLVVLGPVLWLAAVRWVPALQPFGWIITFLRYAATSAILIVALVVAHMWLPAGRRTLAEVAPGILVTLGLWLAAGAAFGRYLAEFAGNYVTTYAGLASVMIALVFLYTTASIFVYGGELNAAMRRSREGRL
- a CDS encoding glutamate-5-semialdehyde dehydrogenase produces the protein MAEIGVRARAAARVLATAPAAVKQAGLIAAASAIRREAETILAANAEDVAAAKASGMGASMLDRLTLTADRLEATARGVEEIAALADPVGTVTESWERPNGLKLERVRTPLGVVGVIYESRPNVTADAGSLCLKAGNAVILRGGSDSFHSSRAIHAAMVRGLVSAGLPADAIQLVPTRDRAAVGEMLAGLGGNVDVIVPRGGKSLVARVQSEARVPVFAHLEGLVHIYIDKDADLDKAIGIVRNAKLRRTSVCGAAETLLIDRAGSDTLLAPLVTMLLDEGCAVRGDAAVQAVDPRVAAASEEDWRTEYLDAVIAAKLVDGVKDAIDHIETYGSHHTDAVVTENQAVAEAFLAEVDSAIVMHNASTQFADGGEFGFGGEIGIATGRMHARGPVGAEQLTSFKYRVRGTGQIRP
- a CDS encoding nicotinate-nucleotide adenylyltransferase, which encodes MSPASPASQTRIPPLAAGMRIGLYGGSFNPPHAAHRAASLLALKRLGLDQVWWLVTPGNPLKDNNGLPPLAERLGAARRVANHPRLVPTGLEVGLGTRYSHDTVAALTRRFPRVRFVWLMGADNLASFDRWQRWKDIAELVPIAVIDRPGCTFPAIASPAATALRRWRIGEEDAGRLTTVKPPAWVFLHGLKSPLSSTQLRAAASRND
- the rsfS gene encoding ribosome silencing factor, coding for MALSAAASTPATAPVSEPRYDAEEILALALARLEDDKAEDIIHIELRGKTTIADYMVVATGRSQRHVGALAEHLAEAFKARGVKGVRIEGLPAADWVLIDASDVIVHIFQPEVRGFYNIEKMWSGALAGGSARTTRD
- the rlmH gene encoding 23S rRNA (pseudouridine(1915)-N(3))-methyltransferase RlmH; translated protein: MRLLVVAVGRMKTGPERELCARYLDRASKSGRALGLSGPDVVEIAESAARRPEDRMADEGVGLIAALPGEMAVLALDPRGSEVSSEQLAADVAGLRDRGVRALSFVIGGADGLSEAARGRADRLIAFGRATFPHQLVRVMMAEQIYRVTTILSGHPYHKG
- a CDS encoding murein hydrolase activator EnvC family protein, which encodes MLTGPAFPRFLARRALPRGARHAVAVAMAAGWLASAAPLLAQSPEGPQDAAAKHQQRIEELDADLKGSTAEQQRLAAEIANLKGDRAKLNAALLDTAQKVRDVENKLDASEQRLLQLGREASDIRESLDARRSVLAEVLGGLVRLGRRPPPALLVRPDDALQSVRSAMLLGAVLPELKAETELLASELAAQERVRQETARERDALAELKDSLAGERRRTAALIDERQKSLEAGEAALVSERQRADVLAAEASNVRDLLARVETEIAASRKAAEAARASQNKAPQGPADRLAALQDPGRLTPGIPFIDAKGLLPLPAGGTVLKAFGAEDGYGGQEKGVSFGTRVEAQVAAPSDGWVVYAGPFRSYGQLLIINAGGGYHILLAGMDKITVELGQFVLSGEPVAVMGQGPQLVSSVGLGTAQPILYVEFRKDGISIDPTPWWATSESEKARG